The following coding sequences lie in one Arachis hypogaea cultivar Tifrunner chromosome 9, arahy.Tifrunner.gnm2.J5K5, whole genome shotgun sequence genomic window:
- the LOC140175159 gene encoding uncharacterized protein, with the protein MTEEELEVLCLIEVEKLLQMNGRSLKDYSQMPFPNQDLVSHFSNSMIMNEMNYDVDQLREEHDVNLDKLTDEQKLMCERIIDTVTNKRLGFFFVYGFGGTGKTFLWRLLSFHLRSERRIVLNFANRGIVSLLLPNGRTAHSLFCILIELNEKSVCSIKKDSQ; encoded by the coding sequence ATGACAGAAGAGGAACTTGAAGTTCTTTGTTTgattgaagttgaaaaattattGCAAATGAATGGCAGAAGCTTGAAAGATTATTCCCAAATGCCTTTCCCTAATCAGGATTTGGTTTCCCATTTTTCAAATTCTATGATTATGAATGAGATGAATTATGATGTAGATCAACTTCGGGAGGAACATGATGTAAATTTGGACAAATTGACAGATGAGCAAAAACTGATGTGTGAGAGAATAATTGATACAGTTACCAATAAAAGACTTGGATTCTTTTTTGTGTATGGATTTGGTGGAACTGGAAAAACATTTCTGTGGAGATTGTTGTCTTTCCATCTTCGATCAGAACGgagaattgttttaaattttgctaATAGGGGTATTGTATCTTTATTGCTCCCTAATGGGAGGACTGCACACTCATTGTTTTGCATCCTCATTGAGCTGAATGAGAAATCTGTTTGTAGTATTAAGAAAGATAGTCAGTGA